From the Orenia metallireducens genome, one window contains:
- a CDS encoding pullulanase-associated domain-containing protein — translation MKRFFSLLLILVLAFGLVGCSSGSDDGPGDVGNVIVKTSDIEIDSSLGASNLDLSLATVSVAGKTGTLDKTIADVPKGTHTLTVLVVDETIEYFGEKQITVTAGEDNFVGRVVINQKQTYIPKGHVLVHYQRNNGDYENYTLWLWMDADWSSSEGWPHGLQKSGVDDFGAYYYVPVVEDASSLGFVPVDEVIGDESKDAGDHIFSFLRDFKELWVFEGDSTVYTSPDKEIPSGLLSGEVVSPTEIELSFTDTTDLTQTLLSVVDKNGNEVTIDDFQIIDSMTAVVVSSSLDVDNQAPYTVTYDGKIVEAAAGARYSDSLTAYDGNDLGAIYNSDGTAQLNLWAPTATNVEAVLYDKADQTVELATVPMTKDTKSVWRVTLNSNNTGVSDLRGYFYQYKVTVDGQTKLALDPYAKSMAQFNVDTNGNGDDTVGKAAIVDPSSVGPILDFATLPSNWKREDSIIWEIHVRDFTSQEGLSLTNNFGTYAAFTEKLQYIKDLGVTHIQLLPVMSYYYGDESKSGIRETEYDSNGNNYNWGYDPHSYFAPEGMYSEDSTNPELRITELKELIKAIHDNGMAVTLDVVYNHMAATDIMDRIYPGYYFREGANGSGCGNDTASTHAMMRKLIIDSLVYWTKEYKVDGFRFDLMGLIDSETIQSAYDAVAAVNPNTLFIGEGWRMYTGPEGTVGADQDFVASTNDVAVFSDEIRNNLKSGYGSEGQPMFITGGDRSIETIFNNIKAQPSNFTADDPGDVVQYIAAHDNLTLHDVIAQSIQKSPADSEAEIQKRIRLGNAIILTSQGISFLHGGQEYGRTKEWKVSGSPEGEYTEVSATGDVFIHNSYDSSDVINAFDWNAATGNTVQSETMEYTKGLIALRKSTDAFRLGSKALVDSNVELVYPDISASDKIIAYKATATDNTAYYVFVNADTTSRDFTVTEDLTAGTVLVDNDESGATAVSAISGVTVTANTVTVDPLTAVIIKK, via the coding sequence TTGAAAAGATTTTTTAGTTTATTATTGATTTTAGTTTTAGCCTTTGGATTGGTAGGTTGTTCAAGTGGTAGTGATGATGGACCAGGAGATGTTGGTAATGTAATCGTTAAAACTTCAGACATTGAAATTGATTCTAGTCTTGGTGCTAGTAATCTTGATCTCAGTTTAGCAACAGTTAGTGTAGCAGGAAAAACAGGTACTTTAGATAAAACTATTGCTGATGTGCCAAAAGGAACTCATACATTAACTGTTTTAGTAGTGGATGAGACTATAGAATATTTTGGAGAAAAACAAATTACAGTTACAGCAGGAGAAGATAATTTTGTTGGAAGAGTAGTTATCAATCAAAAACAGACATATATCCCTAAAGGACATGTATTAGTCCATTATCAAAGAAATAATGGAGATTATGAAAATTATACGTTATGGTTATGGATGGACGCAGATTGGAGCTCTAGTGAGGGATGGCCCCATGGACTACAGAAGTCAGGTGTTGATGACTTTGGAGCATACTATTATGTTCCTGTAGTTGAAGATGCTAGTAGTCTTGGTTTTGTTCCTGTAGATGAAGTGATTGGTGATGAAAGTAAGGATGCAGGAGATCATATCTTTAGTTTCTTACGCGATTTCAAAGAATTATGGGTATTTGAAGGTGATAGTACTGTTTACACAAGTCCTGATAAGGAGATACCATCAGGACTATTAAGTGGAGAAGTTGTATCCCCGACAGAGATAGAATTATCTTTTACAGATACTACAGATCTTACTCAGACTTTATTATCAGTAGTAGATAAGAATGGTAACGAGGTAACTATAGATGATTTCCAAATCATTGATAGTATGACAGCAGTAGTTGTATCATCTTCTTTAGATGTAGATAACCAAGCTCCTTATACTGTAACTTATGATGGGAAGATAGTAGAAGCAGCTGCTGGAGCTAGGTACTCTGATTCTTTAACTGCTTATGATGGAAACGATTTAGGTGCTATTTATAATAGTGATGGAACTGCCCAATTAAACTTATGGGCGCCTACAGCAACTAATGTTGAAGCTGTCCTGTATGATAAAGCTGACCAAACTGTAGAGCTTGCGACAGTTCCTATGACAAAGGATACTAAAAGTGTATGGAGAGTAACTTTAAATAGCAACAATACAGGTGTTAGCGATTTAAGAGGTTATTTCTATCAATATAAAGTAACAGTAGACGGTCAGACAAAATTGGCTTTAGATCCATATGCTAAATCAATGGCTCAATTTAATGTAGACACTAATGGTAATGGAGACGATACTGTTGGAAAGGCTGCTATAGTTGATCCATCTTCTGTAGGTCCAATTCTTGATTTTGCAACTTTACCTTCTAATTGGAAGAGAGAAGACTCCATAATTTGGGAGATTCATGTAAGAGACTTTACTTCTCAAGAAGGACTTAGTCTTACAAATAATTTTGGAACATATGCAGCATTTACTGAAAAATTACAATATATCAAAGACTTAGGGGTAACCCATATTCAACTGCTTCCTGTGATGTCTTATTATTATGGAGATGAATCAAAATCAGGAATAAGAGAAACAGAGTACGATTCAAATGGTAATAACTATAATTGGGGATATGATCCTCATAGTTACTTTGCTCCAGAAGGAATGTATTCAGAAGATTCTACAAATCCTGAATTAAGAATTACAGAATTAAAAGAGCTTATTAAAGCTATCCATGATAATGGTATGGCAGTAACTCTTGATGTTGTATATAACCATATGGCAGCAACTGATATTATGGATAGAATCTATCCAGGTTACTATTTTAGAGAAGGGGCTAATGGATCTGGATGTGGAAACGATACTGCTTCTACTCATGCAATGATGAGAAAACTAATTATAGATTCATTGGTTTATTGGACTAAAGAGTATAAAGTAGATGGATTTAGATTCGATTTAATGGGATTAATTGATAGTGAAACAATACAATCAGCATATGATGCTGTTGCAGCAGTAAATCCTAATACATTATTTATTGGTGAGGGTTGGAGAATGTATACTGGTCCTGAAGGAACTGTAGGGGCTGACCAAGACTTTGTTGCTAGCACAAATGATGTAGCGGTATTCTCTGATGAGATTAGAAATAACTTGAAGTCAGGATATGGAAGTGAAGGTCAACCTATGTTCATTACAGGTGGGGATAGAAGTATTGAAACTATCTTTAATAATATTAAAGCTCAGCCTAGTAACTTTACTGCCGATGATCCAGGTGATGTTGTACAGTATATTGCTGCTCATGATAACTTAACTTTACATGATGTAATAGCTCAATCAATTCAAAAGTCACCTGCTGATTCAGAAGCAGAGATTCAAAAGAGAATCAGACTTGGAAACGCAATTATCTTGACAAGTCAAGGTATCTCCTTCTTACATGGAGGGCAGGAATATGGAAGAACGAAAGAGTGGAAAGTTTCTGGAAGCCCTGAAGGTGAATATACAGAGGTTTCAGCAACAGGAGATGTATTTATCCATAACTCCTATGACTCTTCTGATGTAATCAATGCCTTTGATTGGAATGCAGCAACTGGAAATACAGTTCAAAGTGAGACTATGGAGTACACTAAAGGTCTTATTGCATTAAGAAAATCAACAGATGCCTTTAGATTAGGAAGTAAGGCTTTGGTTGATTCTAATGTAGAGCTTGTTTATCCAGATATTTCTGCAAGTGATAAAATAATAGCTTATAAGGCAACAGCTACAGATAATACTGCATACTATGTATTCGTAAATGCTGATACAACTTCAAGAGACTTTACAGTAACAGAAGATTTAACAGCTGGTACAGTTCTTGTAGATAATGATGAATCTGGGGCTACAGCTGTATCAGCTATATCAGGTGTAACAGTAACAGCTAATACAGTAACTGTAGATCCATTAACTGCAGTAATTATAAAAAAGTAG
- a CDS encoding alpha-amylase domain-containing protein: MLKISNSRKIILLAILLLSLGVFVGCSSDDSSEAALFMLTDSNPNDGSTISADITAITLEFNYELASREIALLEGENSISGITSKIDGKKVIISGFELTKSTSYKLNYTVSNNDGKSINGSIKFYTDATLPDISSLNNPNETMMQVFYWEMNEGEYASNYPEEANLWNLLVDRAGDLANAGITSLWLPPANKAWGGIGVAADKDVGYGTHDLWDLGEFDKQGSIRTKYGTKAQLLDAIDAIHAAGMKAYYDIIFNHRMGAYNKDADVKLSVNSPDNAGGTIDAWTNFTLAGRQKYYTQEKWGNLWHDFKWDYTAFDGVDYDDKTQANGLYLFEGKTWGLVPDDPWMREPEYLMGADVDYYNYPNGYDGIPKPNNNVVDEMKAWGEWITKEIGFDGFRIDAIKHVDSTFIYEWIDYVQNATTKDLFFVGEAWIEDSSALKLYLDLVDGRANIFNKSEKSDLRVFDFPLRAKFKDMRDGNGAFDMSSLSNAGLVNDSTYGNRAVAFIDNHDTSGSNAEKYGKRGIDKYSYQAYAYALTREGTVPTIFWKDYYQHGMKAGLDKLIKARKYYAYGTGYEVANNDNDVYSYVREGLVDIPGTGLVMMLSDGTSGSESIKNINSRQPNTTFTDITGNVAGTVVTDEQGYGDFKVIQSEAKGWSVWVPVIN; the protein is encoded by the coding sequence ATGCTGAAGATATCAAATAGTAGGAAGATTATTTTACTGGCTATACTCCTATTAAGTTTAGGGGTATTTGTAGGATGCAGCAGTGACGATAGTAGTGAAGCTGCTTTATTCATGTTAACGGACTCAAATCCTAACGATGGATCTACTATATCTGCTGATATTACAGCGATAACTTTAGAGTTTAATTATGAGTTAGCTAGTAGAGAAATTGCTTTATTAGAGGGTGAAAACTCTATTTCAGGTATTACCTCCAAGATAGATGGGAAGAAAGTAATTATTAGTGGATTTGAATTGACTAAATCTACTTCTTATAAGTTAAATTATACAGTTAGTAATAATGATGGAAAGAGTATAAATGGAAGTATTAAATTCTATACAGATGCTACCCTTCCTGATATTAGTAGTCTTAATAATCCAAATGAGACTATGATGCAAGTCTTTTATTGGGAGATGAATGAAGGTGAATATGCAAGTAATTATCCAGAAGAGGCTAATTTGTGGAACTTACTTGTTGATAGAGCAGGTGACTTGGCGAATGCAGGTATTACCTCACTGTGGTTACCTCCTGCTAATAAGGCTTGGGGTGGAATAGGTGTAGCTGCAGATAAAGATGTTGGATATGGTACCCACGACCTTTGGGATTTAGGAGAGTTTGATAAACAGGGAAGTATTAGAACAAAGTATGGAACTAAAGCCCAATTGTTAGATGCGATTGATGCTATTCATGCTGCTGGTATGAAGGCTTATTATGATATTATCTTCAACCATAGAATGGGAGCTTATAATAAAGATGCAGATGTTAAATTAAGTGTTAATAGTCCTGATAACGCAGGTGGCACAATTGATGCTTGGACTAATTTTACTTTAGCAGGTCGTCAGAAATATTATACCCAAGAAAAATGGGGCAATTTATGGCATGACTTTAAATGGGATTATACTGCCTTTGATGGTGTGGACTATGATGACAAAACTCAAGCTAATGGATTGTATCTGTTTGAAGGTAAGACATGGGGATTGGTTCCAGATGATCCTTGGATGAGAGAACCAGAATACTTAATGGGAGCAGATGTGGATTACTATAATTATCCTAATGGTTATGATGGTATTCCTAAGCCAAATAACAATGTAGTAGATGAGATGAAGGCTTGGGGGGAATGGATTACTAAGGAGATTGGATTTGATGGTTTCCGCATTGATGCAATTAAACATGTTGACAGTACTTTTATCTATGAGTGGATTGATTATGTTCAGAATGCAACTACTAAGGATTTGTTCTTTGTAGGAGAAGCATGGATTGAAGATAGCTCTGCTCTAAAGTTATATCTTGACTTAGTTGATGGAAGAGCTAATATCTTTAATAAGAGTGAAAAATCTGATTTAAGAGTATTTGATTTCCCATTAAGAGCTAAATTTAAAGATATGAGAGATGGAAATGGTGCCTTTGATATGTCAAGTTTAAGTAATGCTGGTTTAGTCAATGATTCAACTTATGGTAATAGGGCAGTTGCTTTTATAGATAACCATGATACAAGTGGTTCAAATGCAGAGAAGTATGGTAAGAGAGGAATTGATAAGTATAGCTATCAAGCTTATGCATATGCTTTAACTAGAGAAGGTACAGTGCCTACTATCTTTTGGAAGGATTATTACCAACATGGTATGAAAGCTGGATTAGATAAATTAATCAAAGCAAGAAAGTATTATGCTTATGGAACAGGTTATGAAGTAGCTAATAATGATAATGATGTCTACTCTTATGTTAGAGAAGGATTAGTTGATATCCCAGGAACTGGATTAGTGATGATGTTATCTGATGGAACTAGCGGAAGTGAATCTATTAAAAATATCAATTCCCGTCAGCCTAATACTACCTTTACAGATATAACTGGAAATGTAGCTGGAACAGTAGTAACAGATGAGCAAGGTTATGGAGATTTTAAGGTTATTCAATCTGAAGCTAAAGGTTGGAGTGTTTGGGTTCCAGTTATAAATTGA
- a CDS encoding carbohydrate porin, whose translation MKRRFSLFLTVALMLTLVTVPAFAKTSVRAGDNGKVEVTFTYAGNLDANAVYVAGEFNNWLPNFPTYKMKKENGVWTLTTQLEKGKYQYKFTVYGGGMLQWVADEDAASFAPDGYGGQNSVVIADPNAGLADRIVALEKQMAVTNIGFNYSGYARAGVLMNSNGGAQDTHIGLFPDFHSRWRLGNEPDTYVEQVFEKKFTGDNGSWMNAHMLLANKVTDYQSYNNDADEDAALREAYVEGGNFDFAPSLTFWAGERYYGRTDIHITDNRWRELDGFGGGVSGIDAGIGKLAVAYITRGTDDGVAPVADLGEKVQQNIDLRLTEIAVPGGNLEFELRRAWQNDADSANDRDGIELTAAYNRTDFFGFANGFTTIAVQHGNDIAADLGNPVGYTSKDAKGTALVAYGLGNFGKWDIMPQIVYENIDKQYGSNDVTNMMIGARVVRYITDNFSMQFEYGYEHQDNENYWIVDKDGDSADYTVNKFTVAPTVKLSNSFWGRPELRVFATYATVDGEATYQSWDGAYAGNPLGGAYGEKDDDAVTYGMQMEVWW comes from the coding sequence TTGAAGAGAAGATTTAGTTTATTTTTAACAGTGGCATTAATGCTTACATTAGTTACAGTACCGGCTTTTGCAAAAACTTCAGTTAGAGCTGGAGATAATGGAAAAGTAGAAGTAACATTTACTTATGCAGGAAATCTTGATGCAAATGCAGTTTATGTAGCTGGGGAATTCAATAACTGGTTACCAAACTTCCCAACTTACAAAATGAAGAAGGAAAATGGTGTATGGACACTTACTACTCAATTAGAGAAAGGTAAGTATCAATACAAGTTTACCGTATATGGTGGTGGAATGTTACAATGGGTTGCAGATGAGGATGCAGCAAGCTTTGCACCTGATGGATACGGTGGACAGAACTCTGTTGTAATTGCTGACCCTAACGCTGGTTTAGCTGATCGTATTGTTGCATTAGAGAAGCAGATGGCAGTAACTAATATTGGATTTAATTATAGTGGATATGCTCGTGCTGGAGTTCTAATGAACTCTAATGGTGGAGCTCAAGATACTCACATTGGATTATTCCCAGATTTTCATTCAAGATGGAGATTAGGAAATGAGCCTGATACTTATGTAGAGCAAGTATTTGAAAAGAAATTTACTGGTGATAATGGTTCTTGGATGAATGCTCATATGCTTTTAGCTAATAAAGTAACAGATTATCAAAGTTATAATAATGATGCTGATGAAGATGCTGCACTTCGTGAAGCTTATGTAGAAGGTGGGAACTTTGACTTTGCTCCTAGTTTAACTTTCTGGGCTGGTGAAAGATATTATGGAAGAACTGATATCCATATTACTGATAATCGTTGGAGAGAATTAGATGGTTTCGGTGGTGGAGTAAGTGGTATTGATGCTGGAATTGGTAAATTAGCAGTAGCTTATATTACTCGTGGTACTGATGATGGAGTAGCACCTGTAGCTGATCTTGGTGAAAAGGTACAACAAAATATTGACTTAAGATTAACTGAAATTGCTGTTCCAGGTGGAAATTTAGAGTTTGAACTTAGAAGAGCATGGCAAAATGATGCAGACAGTGCTAATGATAGAGATGGTATTGAGTTAACTGCTGCATATAATAGAACTGACTTCTTTGGATTTGCAAATGGATTTACTACAATAGCAGTTCAACATGGTAATGATATTGCTGCTGATTTAGGTAATCCAGTTGGATATACTAGCAAAGATGCTAAAGGTACTGCATTAGTTGCTTATGGTTTAGGTAACTTTGGCAAGTGGGATATTATGCCACAAATAGTATACGAAAATATTGATAAACAATATGGATCTAATGATGTAACTAATATGATGATTGGTGCTAGAGTTGTTCGTTATATTACTGATAACTTCTCTATGCAATTTGAATATGGTTATGAGCATCAAGATAATGAGAATTATTGGATTGTTGATAAAGATGGAGATTCTGCAGATTATACTGTAAACAAGTTTACAGTTGCGCCTACAGTTAAGTTAAGCAATAGTTTCTGGGGACGTCCAGAGTTAAGAGTATTTGCTACTTATGCAACTGTTGATGGAGAAGCTACTTACCAAAGCTGGGATGGTGCATATGCAGGTAACCCATTAGGTGGAGCTTATGGTGAAAAAGATGATGATGCAGTAACTTATGGTATGCAAATGGAAGTTTGGTGGTAA